From Quercus lobata isolate SW786 chromosome 1, ValleyOak3.0 Primary Assembly, whole genome shotgun sequence, one genomic window encodes:
- the LOC115990887 gene encoding uncharacterized protein LOC115990887, whose translation MGNSLRCCLACVLPCGALDLIRIVHLNGYVEELTGPITAGEVLKANPNHVLSKPCSQGVVRKILILSPEAELKRGSIYFLIPSSSFPEKKKSGNKSSKKSKKCQTNNDVSEDCDRYLENVISEKKSSRRDRRNGRVGVWRPHLESISED comes from the coding sequence ATGGGTAACAGTCTAAGGTGTTGCTTGGCTTGTGTTCTTCCTTGTGGAGCTCTTGACTTGATCCGCATAGTCCATTTGAATGGCTACGTAGAAGAGCTTACAGGTCCAATCACTGCTGGTGAGGTCCTTAAGGCAAACCCAAATCATGTCCTAAGCAAACCATGCTCTCAAGGCGTTGTACGCAAAATCTTAATACTCTCACCAGAGGCTGAGCTCAAAAGAGGAAGCATTTACTTCTTgatcccttcatcttcttttccagaaaagaaaaagagtggcAACAAGTCCTCCAAGAAGAGCAAAAAGTGTCAAACCAACAATGATGTCTCAGAAGACTGTGATCGTTACCTAGAGAATGTCATATCGGAAAAGAAATCCTCACGTAGAGATCGTAGAAATGGCAGAGTTGGAGTATGGAGACCTCATCTTGAGAGCATCTCAGAAGACTAG